In the Oryzias latipes chromosome 9, ASM223467v1 genome, one interval contains:
- the rfk gene encoding riboflavin kinase: MKSLPYFCRGEVVRGFGRGSKELGIPTANFPDSVVDNLPADISTGIYYGWACVGNGDVYKMVMSIGWNPYYKNTKKSMETHVIHEFKEDFYGQILRVVMVGYIRPERTFDSLEALIVAINGDIEEAKLKLELPEHHKLKEDNFFISAASSSAVPSTTPSTSETIVNGH; encoded by the exons ATGAAGAGTCTGCCGTATTTCTGCCGAGGAGAGGTCGTTCGAGGATTCGGAAGGGGGAGTAAAGAACTTGGCATCCCCACGG CTAACTTTCCAGACTCTGTGGTGGACAACCTTCCAGCAGATATCAGCACAGGGATTTATTATGGCTGGGCCTGTGTTGGTAATGGAGATGTTTACAAAATGGTGATGAGCATCGGCTGGAACCCCTACTACAAAAATACCAAGAAATCTATG GAGACTCATGTGATTCACGAATTCAAAGAAGACTTTTATGGGCAGATTCTCAGAGTCGTCATGGTTGGCTACATCCGTCCAGAGAGGACTTTTGACTCACTTG AGGCTCTAATTGTTGCAATCAATGGCGACATTGAAGAGGCCAAATTAAAGCTTGAGCTTCCAGAGCATCACAAACTCAAAGAGGACAACTTCTTCATCAGCGCTGCCAGTTCGTCTGCAGTCCCCTCCACCACCCCATCCACATCGGAAACCATAGTAAACGGTCACTGA